GAATTTAAGCAAATGGATGTTACTACTGCTTTCTTACATGATGAactttataagaatatttatatgcatcaacttgaggggtttgttgacccccagttgcctgatcatgtttgtttgttaaaaaagtCTTGTATGGTTTTAAACAATCTCCTAGGCAATGGAATATCAAGTTCGATAAGTGCatgcaatctttgatgtttaaaaaaagTTCTTCTGATCATTGTCTTTACTTCAAGAATATAGACTTTGTGCatgtatttcttttattgtatgtggatgacatgttgattgttagccCATGTTTGAAGTCTGTTATGCATGTTCAAAAATCgctttttgaaaattttgacatgaaagacttaggtgatgctaagaagattttgggcatgaatatcattagagatagaacaaaattttctcttgtgttgaataaaagtgcatatgttgctaaaattttgagtaaattttcgATGTCTGATGTTAAATCTGTGAATGTGCCTCTTGCTTCCCACTTTGTGTTAAGTAAGAATCAGTCTCCTAAGactgaaactgaaataactgaaatgaagaatgtgcctTATTCCAATACTATAGGATCTGTTATGTATCCGATGTTGAGAAACTGAGGGAATATGAAGAATCTGCCAGACGTATTCAAGAGGAAGAGACCGCAAATGGTGAGGCCGCTAAATAAGCTGATGAAAAGGTTGCCCGACGTATTAAGGACGAGGTAAATGCGGATGAAGCTGGCATGCAAGAGAATACTACAAAAAGCCTAAAGCATATAAACGAAAGAATACTACTCAACTCAGGGTTGCGGCAGATAATATGACATTGTCCTAATATAATGCCCAAGTTGcgaattaactatttaaaataagaaactaattgtggcaaaataataatatgcaGACTAAACTGACTTTGGACTTAAGAAAGATCAGCTTCCGGAGGTTATCGACTTTTGGAAGTTATCGGATCTCAGAAGTTCGGTATTCGGAAGTTCGGTTTTCAGAAGTTCGGCATTGAGAAGATTGGCTTTCAGGTTATCGGCTTTTGGAAGTTATCAGATCTTAGAAGTTCAGTATTCGGAAGTTTGGTTTTCAAAAGTTTGGCATTCAGAAGATCGGCTTCAGGTTATCGGCTTTTGGAAGTTATCGGATCTTAGAAGTTTGGTATTCAAAAGTTCGGTTTTCAGAAGTTCGGCTTTCAGGAGTTCGGCTCTCGGAAGCTCGACACTCACAAGTTCGGCTTTCGGAAGAATTCAGCTTTTTTATCCGGCTTTccaatcatcggttctcttcaaGTGAATCCGGCACTCCACATTTCAGCATTCCATGAAGCGTGTAAGAtgttgttagataaaattggaccggttcacagaacttaacataaataaacctttcatacaggaacaaggaaccggaccggtcaaacaaaagaaccgactAAGAAGAATAGCcagtcaagctactaaaccgaccaagaacacttggaacatgaccgcacaaagaaaggatcggccaaagcctaaaaccggaaacattagacagccgatcagccacaaggcagaagaataaccggaagccatccggttaaagtcaaatgaccgaccagcacaagaagctacttcaggaacaaggaaccggaccggtcaaacaaaagaaccgactAAGAAGAATAGCcagtcaagctactaaaccgaccaagaacacttggaacatgaccgcacaaagaaaggatcggccaaagcttaaaaccagattcatcaaacagccgatcatccacaagaaaggaataaccggaagaagtccggttacatcactcataccaaaagcccttcggccaagtcaaatgaccgaccagtacaagaagacatttcgggtatctgttgagaacgataccaaaggaacagactgaatacttccatatccatgcaagtctgaggaaagactgtaggctgcagaagacagtactaccggatccttccacttcgggataagacagaaaagaaatcttccaagtacagacaactgtccaacagacagtgcctacatcaagtaaaagacaaacccggcaggcttgtcttacacaccggaagaacagactgcaaagtctgcagagttgaccgccaggtctgaaaagatgaccgccaggtctgaatcactgaacctctgctcagccaatcagattcaaggaagtgaaatatgaccgttggcatatttcacctataaaaggagcagctgaagaggtgTAAATCGTGGACACAAGACAAGataaattaagtgtgtttatctctctacaagattgagagcttaagtgtgattacaatttcggtgtaaattgtacgggtgttatcgagcaggaaataagtctcgatcggattgtatttgtattccttagtgaatatccttctcgcggtttcgagaggaaagggtgacgtaggagttttatctccgaacatccataaaatctgtcttgtcatttactttctgctggcttcattacctaaccgattaacttaaccataccgctccaaaccgactttatactaaccataccgaatatccagattaccgaaaccgacccaccatttccaaatcttcatcattcgaaaccgaccgtgcctatcatacaagcgtgccgcttcaacttgaaagcaaacctcttccgcgcttgaacctagttcaagggtttgtgacaggttgtgcagtattgaaaccccggtgttaatctctaaccagattaaccaccaccctacgagtgagaaccgctaaccggtccaacccccggtccaccagcggcgacctagatcctaacagatgTTATATTCACTGCTTCCCAAAATATAAATACCTTTCTAGTAGCAGCAAAATCAACTTTACACTACATCAgaatttatttccattttggtgcaagtctgaggaaaacCTTTTGATAGCAGATATCTTCTATCACAATTCAGACTATCAAGAGCACCAAAAGACAAACTATCCTTGTTGTATGCTTCTAGGAAATGATAATCTATTTAATGTCATCTTAACCTATTATTATCAAAGTACAAGCAATATCAAATAATATCTCTTATTTTGTACTATTCTAGACTTTAACCAATCAAAGAGAAGAATAGTGGTCTCTTGAATCAGATATAGTCGTTGAAGTCACAAATATATCCGTTGCTATATTTTCCTACTTAAGAAGACAAAATTCAATCTACTTCGACACTTTTTCCGACACTTTTTCTCTTTGCTAACAAATCTCTCAAGCTTTCGAAACTTACAAGTTCTAAAAGAGTGTGTTAGAATCTCAAGTGTATTACAGTACTACatattctgtgtgagtggtgagcattataagttgacataatttgtttctgttcaacGGAGTGAGTATATTGAAATGTCAAAAACAGGCAGTAACTAAGCCTTGGTTGTTCGACTAAGTCTGTGTACGTGTTGTAAACAAACTAAATCTTCTAGTGTATTCTTCCCAATGTTGACAAGAAGGAGCGACGTATGagttttactccgaacatccataaatcttgtgttgtgtcttttcttcctcattatCCTCTAAATCGGCCATCTGCtacttcaagttgaaacaaacacttccgcacttaaactcggttcaagagtttgtgataacttgcgaagaataaagatcgatattaacctctaacagggttattatcaatCGATGTGTGTGTAAACGTTCACCTTTGTGAGACCCCAGTCTACTTTGGCAATCCGATCATAAcaaaatgttatttacaaacgatttttttgtgtgttttttgaattgaatattttttacacattttaatttgttaaaaatgttttcgGTGactaagaaatatataatttatgaaagatttgaaaaaatttgaaGTGGGTTaaatttggtatttattttatccCCATTTAATATAAGTCAAGTTAGGCGTTTGTGTTAACTTGATATGAGAACGAAAGAAAAAAGTCGAAAACTAGTCTTAGGATTATAAATGTTacttaacaataattttaatatatatgaatgaatcaATATGAATTTAGAGCCCGATTAAAATTTGAAACTAAACTTAGGATTATAAATGTTacttaacaataattttaatatatatgagcTATTTTTATGAATGAATCGACATGAATTTAGAGACCGATTATCAATCAATAACCATCCTCGAACTTTACGGATATTTCAGTTTTATTCTATCACGACTACCCCATCCGGTGTGGAGAATACCCAATTACTATCCTtataaaaaactttataaaaaaatactaataattgtattattatataataagatgAAATATTATACATACTCTATTCAAAACTATCTTAATATGACTTGGAACCTCATTTAAAAGTAAGTAATAAAAACTTGAGAATAATTATACAATATCTTCTAAAGAAATGAAAATTCAAGAGCTATAATCTAATAATAACGTTTTAATTTCTCATAAATGATTTCCAAATTAaggtaattaaaattaataatttatttaaacttgtTAAGCATTTGTAAATacgtaaaatatataatttattttaaaaaaatatttgttatatattaatattattatatatataattcaatataaaattaatttaaaaaacaattataaataaaataagttataattacaaaattaattatattagttcatttatctgaatttttttttaatttgtaatattaattcactctaattatataaaattttatttaatcgtaaaattaaaataatttataaaaatgtaaaaattttagaattttagatcataaatttaaaatggtaagagtttacttaaatcAAAATCGTTGGTccattttaaaatcataaaatcataataattaaatgtagatttaaatgtttttgttataGTCTCTACCTATTGTATAGGCATTAAAGAGTTATCTAATTAATTGGTGATAATGGTGCTCCTATTTTCAATAACCATGCACCTATCTATGTGGAGTTGTATTTGACTTAACTCcacttaactttttttattaaccaTCAAACTTTTATGTAtccaaatcttttaaaaacagtAGTAACATTTTCGATTTAATGGTTAAGATAAATTGTTTACACTTTGCATGGATTTAATTCATCTAAAGtgtattttttagaataaaaataatactcaTGTTCAAGCcacatatttctattttttggcTCTTAAATGCCAATAATTGTCTTGTTCTTTAATTGGTTTGGTTGTGGGTTTTTCAATGTGTATAGCAACACATGGGAACGttgatttgtaaaaataaattgtcgATTATTCGTTGGATCACATTGATCGATAATTTCAATGTGGGGGAATTGTTACGATTTATTCGTTATGATTGAAAGAAATTTTTagagttaaaatttaaatggaaGATCTCGTTCTTTAAATGAAGCTCTATTCACGGTAAaattcttacggatgatatTTGCATAAAAAACGGTATGGTGTATTATGTTACATCATtatcgtatgtgtcacgaggaGGTAAATCGACAACTTACTTACTATTGTATCATCGATGATGTCTAATATTTAGAGTTTTATGGAgtattattagaatttattaGGTGATTTCCGAGTCTTTTAGTATTTACTGAGATATTTGGATTGATGCGATAGACCTAGACATCTGggttataatctatattattttctaatatgaAGTATTCATTTCTCATCTCCTCCCTtctataaacataatttctcATCTCTCTTGCATAACAAAAAaactacttataaatttgagctatAAACTACTACCACATAAATTCATTTCGATTTCGATTTACAGTTTAAACTTCATCAACCAATTAAGTGGATGGAGTAAACTAGCTTCAAAAGAGAAtacaaaaatcataataaaaatatagaactTGAACATTTAGATccatatttttgtaatttaatatgttttactcgatttatattaaatccaaattatattatttcagtCTGTAATCCAATTCATAATATTCATTAATACGGATTAAATTTGTAcaatttaacctttttttaatcttttatttattttcctttctttttattttgttaatttctaatataacttttatatgtataaacaacctacttataaaaaaaagttatagttaattttttaaataatatattttgtttattcataataatattttatctatccaatcataattttaattgactaattaaaaatttatagttacctaaatgaaaaacaaaacaaatatgattgcctaaagaaaaaaaaagtgaaaaacattatatatatatatatatataaataaatatgatttcctaaatgctaaaaaaataataatatattgtggtgaaataagtaaaaaatatggaaaatgattattttatttaaatatttggatAATCATAATCCAAtctgtatttaattaaatccgAACTCAATTCAATCCGAAATAATCAATCcaaattagtattttagttgGGATTGAATTTTGGATTAATCCATTTAATACTTATCGTACATTGAAGTTCCAATTATATCATCCAAACATGATTGAAGAGataaaagacattttttttCCTCTAGCTTTGTTGCAATATCAACTGATGATTGCcttcatctatatatatatatataatgatgattaatttttaaagtgtccgaattgccgggtcgagagctgtgattaatttagatatatgttagagtaaatgaatacttgggttggactgtgggttgacccgcccataaaatttttaccgtaatatttttttcacggttttttatattattattcgtgcaaatgtACGGGATACAGGCTAATTTAACTAATATTGGAATGTATTCCcaagttttattataaaaacgaTGACACAAAAATTAGTAATTAGgatttatataaaaaaccaATTGAAGTGAATGAGTACTtaattgatgaaaataaaacCTCTTAAGAGCTTATTGTGATTCATTGATAGTGTTTCaagctcttttaatttttggttAATATCATAATCAAGATAGTTTAGACAGTCTACTTTACATGTacctataaaataaaagatgtcTAATGTGACATACTTTATTATGTGCTAGggtttacaaattttaaaacgtCTATAGacataaataaaagttaagGTTGTCAAAAATTTTAACAAGTGATTAGCAAAATCAATTTGAGCTGGGACAGTTTTTCATTCTAAAAGAAATATAGAAATTTAAGTAATGAggatatacatataaaataaaggGAGAGGAAAGTGAAttctatcttcttcttttttcttttatatttggaAAAACATATGtccaaataaataattcaatattataaatgtgTGAAGAACTAAGTTCTCACTCACTCATTATAGTATCCAAATTAAGCAAAGGTAgaattaagtgttattatatactgtatattgataaaatagattataaatataaattaatatgaatgaaaattttcaatcttactaaatcttttaaaataaaatcattgtttaaaatatttgatttgaaaatagtattaatttattatataaaattaaaattattaatcttatttataaataaaatcataatttaaaaatatttgatttattttataataaaataattaagttaaaatattaaatatatattaaaacaagaTTGTATGGTCCAGACTAACTCATTAGAattgtttattcaattttactcaacttaatagataattataataattttctgtttgaactcgaaattaaaattataagaattgttatacaatatttatttaaaattcactATACTACATCtctactaatatattatatatttacaaattttgaaaatatatagatttaagaaataataattttttattagactTAAGTTAACCATATTTGTTAtctctttttttcattattgtccttcattcagtttttttttactCCGATTTTTTTTAACTCAGGTAACTTCTTTGCCCCTTTGTGCCTTTTATATAATTGACGTTTTATCgtctttcacaaaaaaaaaaattaacccaTATAGATTCACTTATTTAACTCTgcttataatttgaattaaataaaaattaacaaaatcaagaTAATACAGTGTGATAAGAGTCGTTTTTAAAAGATCAAATTGTCACTAATGAATGAATATGTTTCTTATATTTGACCTTCAAAAACTCAACAAAGCTCCATGGGCTAAGTACAATTTACTCACTAGAAGACCAATtgccaaatttaaaaaaacaaaatcactcTTCCACTTTTCTTTAAAACATATACAACATTGATTTATTTGGATATACAtgcaaattaatttaatatattaagattttttttataattactttGTCAAACTTTTCCCAATTTCAAAAACTTCATGTCATCACTTAAAAATTGGACATTACTcatccattattttatttattatttgccCACGTGTCTCTTTGCATGTCCTCTTCTCTTTTCAAACTATAGATTTCGTGAATACAAACAAATTCTCAAAATCTCTCACATACGACCTCGTTTGGTTGTAAAATATGGACTctatttttctctatataagCTAGtgttatcaaatataatttacaagCAGTAACTTGAGAGTTGAGAGTAGTATATCATGGAGTTTAGTTTTCATTCATTGTTGATCTTGTTACTGGTGGTAATTACTCTCTCCACCATCGTCGTCGATGCTGACACAAATGCAGTGTCTCCTTTACCTCAGGTGATCCATAAACCGCATAAGAAACCACATCCATCGCATCCACCGCCACCCACAGGGAATCTTACTCCAATTCCGTACTATCTATCAGAGTCGGACCATTTTGTGAAGCCTCCGTCCATACAGAAGCCTACACCAGCTCCGCATCATCCATCGCCGCCAATACAAAAGCCTATACCAGCTCCGCATCATCAATCACCGCCAGTTGAGGGGGAAGCGCCACTTGAGGGGAAACTTCCACCTCATAAAAGTAAGCCAAAACATAGAAAACATCCCCCTCCACCCATTTACTAGAAGTCAAGTtagacatttatgttaatttgagttaagaaaaaaaattgtaagactaaacttataattataaatgttacttaagaataatatatataaatatatgaacaaattttatgaataaatctATATGAATTTAGAGCCCGGTTATCAATGAATAAATCTATATGAATTTAGAGCCCGGTTATCAATGAATGATCATCCTCGAACTCGAGGATCCGATTGAtttcagttttattttatattcacgATGACGAGCCCTTCCCGTCCAGAGAATAGTCGTTAGCATCCTTATTCCTTAATAAAaacttttatgaaaaaatacactattttatcttatattgaACTACATAACAATAACAATGGTATTaatcaattacaagatgaaatAATTATACTTTACTTTAATTGAACAAGATTTAAGTGTTTTGAAAAGGTGCAAGTGTAATTGTCTATATGTTggatataatttaaaagaaaataagcttatttagaataataaattaaaaaacataataaaaaaaattataattaattatattaacataaattctACAAGAAATTGAGACAATATTATATCTTACTCAAATTTGTTTTCCACTAAATACATTTAATTGAAAATCATTACCATTAAAAGTGATCTATatcatttcataaatttataaatatatatattaataaaataataaaaaaaatatatcaaaatatatttttattaaaatataataaataagtattattattattattatttctaaaattaatattaaaacaaattattatttattaagattttatatccaaatcttttaaaaacaatagtAATATTGTATTCGATTTTACGGTAAACAAGATAAATTGTGCATACTTTGTCTtggatttaattttttcaactcGCATGTTTgcagaagaaaaaaattacactaAGTTTAAGtcccataattttaatttttttgactCTTCCCTacaaataattgttaatgaGCGCGTTCATTTGTCAAAATAAGATGTTGATTTTTTGTGAACTTCGGTCTATGACAACGATTGAGGAATTTAGTATGAACATGAATGTGAGATGAACCTCAATGGTGGCCAATGACAATGCGATTCATGTATTTTGGTTCTATAAGAAAAGAATGCtcattgtaaatttttttatctatatggagttaaatattctaatcataGTGGTTGAAGCTAGAGGAGGATCAGGGGGCAACAAAATAAAA
This is a stretch of genomic DNA from Impatiens glandulifera chromosome 4, dImpGla2.1, whole genome shotgun sequence. It encodes these proteins:
- the LOC124935082 gene encoding protein TRACHEARY ELEMENT DIFFERENTIATION-RELATED 7A-like, encoding MEFSFHSLLILLLVVITLSTIVVDADTNAVSPLPQVIHKPHKKPHPSHPPPPTGNLTPIPYYLSESDHFVKPPSIQKPTPAPHHPSPPIQKPIPAPHHQSPPVEGEAPLEGKLPPHKSKPKHRKHPPPPIY